ATGTCATGACAAAACTCGGCATGCCGGCTACCAAAAAAATTGCCTGATTTTTAACAAAATTAAACAACACGTCCAAATTCTGATTCATGCAACAAAGCCTGTTTTAGGTGCGCTCATTCGCTAAAATTACTTTTATGCAATAGATCGTACACAACGTAAAATGCCAATTTTAAGTTATTCTTACAATAGAACATAGGGACAAAAAATTGAAACAATGTCTGTGAATCTCATATGTGAAAGAAGTTTTCATAACTTCCGGATAAAGCGGGTTTGATATGTTTCGTCTCTCCTTTATCGCCCCACCTAGTTGCCGCCGTTACGGTTCCGGAATAAGTGGTAAATCCAAGAGAAAAACTATGCTCACCGTATGATTCTTTGACAAGTTGTCCGATATTAAATTCTCCTTTCTTTCCCATATCCGTTGCATTTGCATTACCTATATGAGAATTATGTGCCCAAACAATAATTTTAGCTTGTTTTTTATGTTTTTTACTAAGATAGCCTTGAATATTTTGCAATGTATTGAACATATGCTTATCACGCAAATTCCAAGTAGAGATTTCTTCTCTAAACATATTTCTATAATAACTTTCCGCACTTTTGATTAAATTGGCATTTTGAATGAGCTGAAAATATTCGTCTTTCTCTACCTCCGTATGTTCTTTCATAAAGAAATAAGCTTGTTGATTTAAATCAATTAATTGTTCGGTTACGGCCTGAGCACATGATACCGTTAAATTAATATTAGACAAAAACCCATATATTTCAGGATCATGTATAGCCGTATCTAAGCATTTATATCGAGCTCTAGCCTTTGCAGCCGCTGCCGGATCATGTTTATCTAAAAACTTAATTATCTCTTCAATTGAAGTATGAAGGCTATATAGATCAAGACCGTATATACCGATTTTATTATCGGATAGTTTTAACTCGTCGTTATAATTTCTTAACCATTTGATAAGTTCTAATATCGGTTTGTTACGCCACATCCATAAAGGAAAATGCTTAAAACATGAAAGAGTTTGATTCGCGGTATTTTTAGGATAAAAGCCTTGTATATAACGATTTAATTGGTAAACGTCAGGCCAGTCTCCTTCTATAGCAACGGCATTAAAACCATATTCGGTGATTAATTTTTTAGTTATTTGACTTCTAATGCGATAAAATTCATCTGTGCCATGAGTTGCTTCTCCAAGTAACACTATAGACGCAGCACTTAATCGGTTACTCAAGATTTCATAATTTATATCCATTTCTGAAAAAGGCAACGCATTATCAACAATAATTTGCCTAAGAGTTTCTGTCATATTCACTCTCCCTGCGCATTAATCCAGTCTCAGCTTAAATTACATCATTATTCTTCAGCTTATCGTTAATTACCGAGCACAGATAGGTTATAACGTCATACAATAATGAATTGTATCCTTTAATTATATATTTTGAAATAAATATTTTAGGCTTATATTTATTTTATCTCTTCTAAAAACCACTTCCATTTACGGTT
The genomic region above belongs to Candidatus Trichorickettsia mobilis and contains:
- a CDS encoding erythromycin esterase family protein, with product MTETLRQIIVDNALPFSEMDINYEILSNRLSAASIVLLGEATHGTDEFYRIRSQITKKLITEYGFNAVAIEGDWPDVYQLNRYIQGFYPKNTANQTLSCFKHFPLWMWRNKPILELIKWLRNYNDELKLSDNKIGIYGLDLYSLHTSIEEIIKFLDKHDPAAAAKARARYKCLDTAIHDPEIYGFLSNINLTVSCAQAVTEQLIDLNQQAYFFMKEHTEVEKDEYFQLIQNANLIKSAESYYRNMFREEISTWNLRDKHMFNTLQNIQGYLSKKHKKQAKIIVWAHNSHIGNANATDMGKKGEFNIGQLVKESYGEHSFSLGFTTYSGTVTAATRWGDKGETKHIKPALSGSYENFFHI